From the Brassica napus cultivar Da-Ae unplaced genomic scaffold, Da-Ae ScsIHWf_3088;HRSCAF=3902, whole genome shotgun sequence genome, one window contains:
- the LOC125603096 gene encoding lysine-specific demethylase JMJ30-like isoform X2 codes for MSGAPTAASSGNHSLHLPTPTLDAESQSLLQSISAQGGYAYARMAALAVAGDQSAAEAARDMAWEQLHSGPWHSVLPVWRDAYSMACLHVAKFHFAAGEFGEALGALDMGLIMGGTLLRKDLHDSVLLVSSEARKKAKSLGDFKGEKLVPEVPVDVNEVLKILPLRSLTSGRVDKRSDLSMEGFLRDYFQTGTPVVITNCMAHWPARTKWNHLDYLTSVAGNRTVPVEVGKNYLCSDWKQELVTFSKFLERMRTNRSTSVEPTYLAQHPLFDQINELRDDICIPDYCFVGGGDLQSLNAWFGPAGTVTPLHHDPHHNILAQPDHLAGLKPDV; via the exons atGTCAGGAGCTCCCACCGCCGCTTCCTCCGGCAACCACAGCCTCCATCTCCCGACTCCAACCCTCGACGCGGAGTCGCAGTCCCTGCTGCAGTCGATCTCCGCTCAAGGCGGTTACGCCTATGCTCGCATGGCGGCGCTAGCAGTCGCCGGCGACCAAAGCGCGGCGGAGGCGGCGCGTGATATGGCCTGGGAGCAGCTTCACTCCGGTCCCTGGCACTCTGTTCTCCCCGTGTGGCGCGACGCTTACTCGATGGCGTGTCTCCACGTGGCCAAGTTCCATTTCGCCGCCGGCGAGTTTGGGGAAGCCCTCGGCGCGCTCGATATGGGTCTCATCATGGGAGGGACGCTTCTCCGCAAGGACCTCCACGACTCTGTGCTCTTGGTCTCCTCTGAAGCTCGTAAGAAGGCTAAGAGCCTCGGAGATTTCAAGGGTGAGAAACTTGTCCCTGAAGTTCCCGTCGACGTCAATGAG GTGCTAAAGATTCTACCTTTGAGGTCATTGACTAGTGGAAGAGTAGACAAGAGGTCTGACTTATCTATGGAGGGGTTTCTGCGTGATTATTTTCAGACAGGTACACCTGTTGTTATAACCAATTGTATGGCTCATTGGCCTGCTAGGACCAAGTGGAACCACTTGGACTATCTCACTTCTGTTGCTGGTAACCGTACCGTTCCCGTCGAG GTGGGGAAAAACTATTTGTGTTCAGATTGGAAGCAAGAGCTTGTGACGTTTTCCAAGTTCCTTGAACGGATGAGGACCAATAGATCCACCTCCGTGGAGCCTACTTATCTTGCTCAGCATCCGTTGTTTGATCAG ATAAATGAACTGAGAGATGATATATGTATTCCTGATTACTGTTTTGTCGGTGGAGGGGATCTCCAATCTCTTAATGCGTGGTTTGGTCCGGCTGGGACAGTTACTCCCTTACACCATGATCCACATCATAATATACTTGCTCAG CCTGATCATCTCGCTGGATTGAAGCCTGATGTCTGA
- the LOC125603096 gene encoding lysine-specific demethylase JMJ30-like isoform X1: MSGAPTAASSGNHSLHLPTPTLDAESQSLLQSISAQGGYAYARMAALAVAGDQSAAEAARDMAWEQLHSGPWHSVLPVWRDAYSMACLHVAKFHFAAGEFGEALGALDMGLIMGGTLLRKDLHDSVLLVSSEARKKAKSLGDFKGEKLVPEVPVDVNEVLKILPLRSLTSGRVDKRSDLSMEGFLRDYFQTGTPVVITNCMAHWPARTKWNHLDYLTSVAGNRTVPVEVGKNYLCSDWKQELVTFSKFLERMRTNRSTSVEPTYLAQHPLFDQINELRDDICIPDYCFVGGGDLQSLNAWFGPAGTVTPLHHDPHHNILAQVVGKKYIRLYPSSLQDELYPYSETMLCNSSQVDLDNIDKNEFPKVVELEFMDCILEEGEMLYIPPKWWHYVRSLTMSFSVSFWWSNEAESSDS, encoded by the exons atGTCAGGAGCTCCCACCGCCGCTTCCTCCGGCAACCACAGCCTCCATCTCCCGACTCCAACCCTCGACGCGGAGTCGCAGTCCCTGCTGCAGTCGATCTCCGCTCAAGGCGGTTACGCCTATGCTCGCATGGCGGCGCTAGCAGTCGCCGGCGACCAAAGCGCGGCGGAGGCGGCGCGTGATATGGCCTGGGAGCAGCTTCACTCCGGTCCCTGGCACTCTGTTCTCCCCGTGTGGCGCGACGCTTACTCGATGGCGTGTCTCCACGTGGCCAAGTTCCATTTCGCCGCCGGCGAGTTTGGGGAAGCCCTCGGCGCGCTCGATATGGGTCTCATCATGGGAGGGACGCTTCTCCGCAAGGACCTCCACGACTCTGTGCTCTTGGTCTCCTCTGAAGCTCGTAAGAAGGCTAAGAGCCTCGGAGATTTCAAGGGTGAGAAACTTGTCCCTGAAGTTCCCGTCGACGTCAATGAG GTGCTAAAGATTCTACCTTTGAGGTCATTGACTAGTGGAAGAGTAGACAAGAGGTCTGACTTATCTATGGAGGGGTTTCTGCGTGATTATTTTCAGACAGGTACACCTGTTGTTATAACCAATTGTATGGCTCATTGGCCTGCTAGGACCAAGTGGAACCACTTGGACTATCTCACTTCTGTTGCTGGTAACCGTACCGTTCCCGTCGAG GTGGGGAAAAACTATTTGTGTTCAGATTGGAAGCAAGAGCTTGTGACGTTTTCCAAGTTCCTTGAACGGATGAGGACCAATAGATCCACCTCCGTGGAGCCTACTTATCTTGCTCAGCATCCGTTGTTTGATCAG ATAAATGAACTGAGAGATGATATATGTATTCCTGATTACTGTTTTGTCGGTGGAGGGGATCTCCAATCTCTTAATGCGTGGTTTGGTCCGGCTGGGACAGTTACTCCCTTACACCATGATCCACATCATAATATACTTGCTCAG GTTGTTGGCAAGAAGTATATAAGGCTTTACCCATCCTCATTGCAAGACGAACTTTACCCTTATTCTGAGACAATGCTTTGCAACTCTAGCCAG GTTGATCTTGACAACATCGACAAGAACGAGTTTCCAAAGGTGGTGGAGCTAGAGTTTATGGATTGTATCCTAGAGGAAGGCGAAATGCTGTACATCCCTCCCAAATGGTGGCACTATGTCAGGTCTTTAACAATGAGTTTCTCGGTTAGCTTCTGGTGGAGCAATGAAGCAGAGTCCTCTGATTCTTAG